From Solwaraspora sp. WMMD1047, the proteins below share one genomic window:
- a CDS encoding NAD-dependent epimerase/dehydratase family protein produces the protein MSVAIVTGSAGLIGSETARHFATLGLDIVGIDNDMRQYFFGKDGTTLPNAIKLINELGDRYTHLEHDIRDRDTLAKVFARYGKYVAVVVHAAGQPSHDWAVREPLTDFDVNAVGTLNMLEHTRNHCPDAAFIFTSTNKVYGDRPNQLPLTELDTRWEIEPGHEYADGITEAMPIDSCLHSIFGVGKVAADIAVQEYGRYFGLNTATFRCGTLTGPAHAAAELHGFLAYLMRCAMEQRTYRIFGYKGKQVRDAIHSHDLVAAFEAFLRAPRQGEIYNMGGSRHSHISLMEATTLAEKITGQQMITEYHEGNRIGDHIWWVGSTARFANHYPTWQYTYDIPAILTGMYEVNQGTWVNRR, from the coding sequence GTGAGCGTCGCCATCGTGACCGGCTCGGCCGGACTCATCGGCTCGGAGACCGCCCGGCACTTCGCCACCCTCGGCCTGGACATCGTGGGCATCGACAACGACATGCGCCAGTACTTCTTCGGCAAGGACGGCACCACCCTCCCCAACGCCATCAAGCTGATCAACGAACTCGGAGACCGGTACACCCACCTGGAGCACGACATCCGCGACCGCGACACGCTGGCGAAGGTGTTCGCCCGCTACGGCAAGTACGTCGCCGTCGTGGTGCACGCGGCCGGGCAGCCAAGCCATGACTGGGCAGTACGCGAGCCGCTGACCGACTTCGACGTCAACGCCGTCGGCACCCTCAACATGCTCGAACACACCCGCAACCACTGCCCCGACGCGGCGTTCATCTTCACCTCCACCAACAAGGTCTACGGCGACCGCCCCAACCAGCTCCCCCTCACCGAGCTGGACACCCGGTGGGAGATCGAACCTGGCCACGAATACGCCGACGGGATCACCGAGGCGATGCCCATCGACTCATGCCTGCACTCGATCTTCGGCGTCGGCAAGGTCGCAGCAGACATCGCCGTACAGGAATACGGCCGCTACTTCGGCCTCAACACCGCCACGTTCCGGTGCGGCACCCTGACCGGCCCCGCACACGCAGCAGCCGAGCTACACGGCTTCCTGGCCTACCTCATGCGCTGCGCCATGGAACAACGCACCTACCGGATCTTCGGATACAAAGGCAAACAGGTCCGCGATGCGATCCACTCCCACGACCTCGTAGCCGCGTTCGAGGCGTTCCTCCGCGCCCCACGCCAAGGCGAGATCTACAACATGGGCGGCAGCAGGCACTCACACATCAGCCTGATGGAGGCAACCACCCTCGCCGAAAAGATCACCGGACAGCAGATGATCACCGAGTATCACGAGGGCAACCGCATCGGTGACCACATCTGGTGGGTCGGCAGCACGGCGAGGTTCGCCAACCACTACCCGACTTGGCAGTACACCTACGACATACCGGCAATCCTGACCGGAATGTACGAGGTCAACCAGGGGACGTGGGTCAACCGGCGCTGA
- a CDS encoding NUDIX domain-containing protein: MDARIAGVILVDRGGRLLLQLRDGNTRVDPHRWCLPGGNVDPGEDALAAAHRELLEETGLKVEELRLFWQGVAPSAKFPGAVGEFSIFYAPTDATDGDVVCGEGAAMRFIDGADVRALEFGRAYGQIVPRFLDSPQYRELVSAG; encoded by the coding sequence GTGGATGCGCGAATCGCGGGTGTGATCTTGGTCGATCGGGGAGGTCGGTTGTTGTTGCAGCTTCGTGACGGCAACACCCGCGTGGACCCGCACCGTTGGTGTCTGCCCGGTGGCAACGTTGATCCGGGTGAGGACGCGTTGGCTGCCGCTCACCGGGAGTTGCTGGAGGAGACCGGCCTGAAGGTCGAGGAACTGCGGCTGTTCTGGCAGGGCGTCGCTCCGTCGGCGAAGTTCCCTGGCGCGGTCGGCGAGTTCTCGATCTTCTACGCGCCGACCGACGCCACGGATGGGGATGTGGTGTGCGGGGAGGGGGCCGCGATGCGGTTCATCGACGGCGCTGACGTGCGCGCCCTGGAGTTCGGGCGGGCCTATGGCCAGATCGTCCCGCGTTTTCTGGACTCCCCGCAGTACCGGGAGTTGGTCAGCGCCGGTTGA